The following proteins come from a genomic window of Salvia hispanica cultivar TCC Black 2014 chromosome 4, UniMelb_Shisp_WGS_1.0, whole genome shotgun sequence:
- the LOC125222561 gene encoding tobamovirus multiplication protein 2A-like, producing MACKGFWECLLKLLNFFLMLVGLAMIGYGIYLFAEYKNAASSGGDAPLPPPSQDLVQLGRPMLIAVSLADSIFDKLPKAWFIYLFVGIGVAVLFVACCGCIGTATRNGCCLTCFSILVILLILVELGAAAFIFFDNSWREEIPTDKTGNFDKIYEFLEENWDIAKWVALGAVILEAIIFLLALIVRAANRPADYDSDEEYVGPPRQQIRQPLINRQPVPATGISAANTLDQRPSRNDAWSTRMREKYGLDTSEFTYNPSESGRHTQAAAQPAEERGGCIIM from the exons ATGGCGTGTAAGGGGTTTTGGGAGTGCCTCTTGAAGCTTTTGAACTTCTTCTTGATGCTTGTGGGTTTGGCTATGATTGGATATGGCATATACCTCTTTGCGGAGTACAAGAACGCTGCTTCCTCTGGTGGTGATGCGCCCCTTCCCCCACCAAGTCAGGATCTTGTACAGCTTGGTCGGCCCATGCTGATAGCTGTTTCTTTGGCCGATAGCATTTTTGACAAACTGCCAAAGGCATG GTTTATATATCTTTTCGTTGGAATTGGTGTAGCTGTTCTTTTTGTTGCTTGTTGTGGTTGCATTGGAACGGCGACTCGAAATGGTTGCTGCCTGACTTGT ttttcaatACTGGTCATCCTGTTGATATTGGTGGAGTTGGGAGCGGCTGCTTTTATATTCTTTGACAATAGCTGGAGGGAG GAAATTCCAACCGACAAAACTGGGAACTTCGATAAGATATATGAATTTCTGGAGGAGAATTGGGACATTGCCAAGTGGGTTGCCCTTGGTGCTGTTATACTTGAG gcaattatatttttgttagcTCTCATTGTAAGGGCTGCTAATAGACCAGCAGACTATGATAGTGATGAAGAATATGTAGGTCCACCAAGGCAACAGATCCGGCAGCCGTTAATAAATAGACAACCTGTTCCAGCCACCGGTATCTCTGCTGCTAATACCCTTGACCAGCGCCCCAGTAGAAATGATGCATGGAGCACACGTATGAGAGAAAAG TATGGGCTAGATACTTCGGAGTTCACATACAACCCTTCCGAGTCGGGCAGGCACACGCAAGCTGCTGCACAACCAGCCGAGGAAAGGGGTGGCTGCATCATAATGTGA